One genomic region from Lathamus discolor isolate bLatDis1 chromosome 9, bLatDis1.hap1, whole genome shotgun sequence encodes:
- the LOC136019377 gene encoding ubiquitin carboxyl-terminal hydrolase 12-like: MEILMTVRRLASICTMGANASALEKEIGPEQFPVNEHYFGLVNFGNTCYCNSVLQALYFCRPFREKVLAYKVQPRKKESLLTCLSDLFNSIATQKKKVGVIPPKKFISRLRKENELFDNYMQQDAHEFLNYLLNTIADLLQEEKKQEKQNGKLQNGSIESEEGDKTDLTWVHEIFQGTLTNETRCLNCEAVSSKDEDFLDLSVDVEQNTSITHCLRGFSNTETLCSEYKYYCEQCRSKQEAQKRMRVKKLPMILALHLKRFKYMDQLHRYTKLSYRVVFPLELRLFNTSGDATNPDRMYDLVAVVVHCGSGPNRGHYITIVKSHGFWLLFDDDIVEKIDAQAIEEFYGLTSDISKNSESGYILFYQSRD, from the exons gGCGCCAATGCCTCTGCTTTGGAGAAAGAGATTGGTCCTGAACAGTTCCCTGTGAATGAGCATTATTTTGGCTTGGTCAAT TTCGGCAATACCTGCTACTGCAACTCAGTCTTACAGGCACTTTATTTCTGTCGTCCATTTCGGGAAAAAGTTTTGGCATACAAAGTGCAGCCTCGAAAGAAGGAAAGCCTCCTGACGTGCCTCTCTGATCTCTTCAACAGTATTGCTACGCAAAAGAAGAAGGTGGGAGTCATCCCACCCAAGAAATTTATTTCCCGattgaggaaagaaaatg AATTATTTGATAATTATATGCAGCAGGATGCACATGAATTCCTAAACTACCTACTTAACACTATTGCTGACTTActgcaagaagagaaaaagcaggagaagcagAATGGCAAACTGCAGAATGGCAGCATTGAGAGTGAAGAAGGAGACAAGACTGATCTGACGTGGGTCCATGAAATCTTCCAAGGAACACTAACCAATGAAACCAGATGTCTTAACTGTGAGGCT gttaGTAGCAAAGATGAGGACTTTCTGGATCTGTCGGTTGATGTGGAACAAAATACATCAATTACACACTGTCTAAG AGGATTTAGTAATACTGAAACTCTCTGCAGTGAATATAAATACTATTGTGAGCAGTGCCGCAGTAAACAGGAAGCACAGAAGAG AATGAGAGTGAAAAAGTTGCCCATGATTCTAGCTCTGCACTTAAAAAGGTTCAAGTACATGGACCAGCTGCATCGATACACCAAACTCTCCTACCGGGTAGTCTTCCCTTTGGAGCTCCGGCTCTTCAACACTTCAGGAGATGCTACGAATCCTGACAGAATGTATGACCTCGTGGCTGTAGTTGTTCACTGTGGCAG TGGTCCAAACCGTGGACATTATATCACCATTGTGAAGAGCCATGGCTTTTGGTTGCTGTTTGATGATGACATTGTAGAG AAAATTGATGCCCAGGCCATTGAAGAATTCTATGGGTTAACATCAGACATTTCCAAAAACTCAGAATCCGGCTATATTCTCTTCTACCAGTCAAGAGACTAA